From Branchiostoma lanceolatum isolate klBraLanc5 chromosome 16, klBraLanc5.hap2, whole genome shotgun sequence:
AAGTTCTGAGTCAACATGACCGTTGATGGAAAATTTAGATTAAAACGTGGCAGGCAAAAGTTCAGGGGCACAGCAAAGCATGTAACTTTGAATTTTGCCTGCCTGATTGAATTTCGATAAATCCAGGAGTTTCTCAATATTCACAGTGAATATTAAATTGATATTCAGAAGGTGAAGATGTACCAAAAGATTGAAACATTTTAGTTTGAATTGAATCAATGAATGTGTCgaatacaaatttgaaaaaaaatctgttcttGTTTATAAAGactgaattatgcaaatcaaatcaaatatgtgCACTGTGCACTACCCAGGGTCTTAATTATTGATAGACTGCTATCCAGTCAAATTTAACTTAGTAGAAACATTATTCATGATGATATAAGTTCGACATTCTAGGGTACGTCAGAATCAACTTGATGCTAACAtccttttttatttcttatcattataaaaacactttgtgtcCAGTTTccttttttactatttttagcTTTTATAGATCAGTAATATTTGCTGAGCCCCAGATCCTGTAGCCCTGTTAGTTTTACCTCCAGGCCTTCTGCAGGAAAGCGTGTAAAAAGCTAACATGGCTAGATTTCTGGCGCTATCATCTACCTTAATCAAATGCAACAAATGTAATGTCAACATCTCTACTGTCTCTAAAATCTAGCACCAAATTAGATGAATATCTAAAAGTGCAACATCatataaaaccaaggaggttaaaatacatAAGAACTTCCATGACTTAAAAAAAATTCAGTACTAGTAGAGAAAAAAGGAGCAGAGCTAATCGTATTAGTAGAGGAAAAACATTTCCCAACCGTTTTCCAAAGCCGAACAAAATTAAGTCTTAAGACCTTGTACACGCCCACCTTttaacactaagaaaacaacaaacaagattTCATTCAATTGTTATTCTCTGCAGTTGCCCACAAAATTAACCAACTGTTGCTCTCTTCGTTCCAGTTTTGTGCAAATCTAGGGCAAAAATGTAGACAACAACCCTGCCCCTTTGTACAAACTAAATACCGTGACTCCAGAGGTCGAGCCTTAAGCGTACCGTTAACTTAATTAGCAAAACAACGGTCCCTTACCTTACCAAATCCGCCAAGCCAACACACCTCGATCCTCAGACGTCTAACCGAGAAAAATCAGATTTCTTAGGTTTAAAGGAAGGAGTTCTCTGCTTGATACACGGTAGGCTGGATAATGGCCGCCTCTGGACCCGAACAAGCAGCTCCACACCTTGGGAACAGCAAACAAACCCCCACCCTTACCTGAACACGTTTACCGTGTAGGGCATGCATCAAACAAACTTCACAGGAAAGTTCACACAAGCACCGCCCAGATATAAAATAGGGGTGATAAGATATTTAGGCATTCTTAAACAtttttaacagaattttttttcgaCAATATTCATAGATCATAGATTTTTTGATACGTATATGCTTATTCCATTTTCTGTCACTGAAATATAATTTGTGTAAATTTAAGATTAAAGTTATAAAATAGGTTCCCTATTAGCAAATGTAATATTCCAACGTGCTGGAATAGTCAACTTTCCTAAGAGGGGACAGCATTTGGAGGCACTGATACTGATACATTGATATAAGTCGAATATTAACCATTTTAGATATATTAATTTACTGTCATTATAGATTGTGATGGTCTAAAACCATGTTTCATTGTGTTGAGAAGTTTTGTTACTGTCAACATACAAGGGGAAAGATTCCCTGTTGGCGTAATGGTAACGCCCACAggaccaagatggcgtcgagtCTTGCTGACGAAATTGCAAAACTCACAAATCCTGCTCCTAAAAGTATCGACCCAGAAGACGATATTTACACAGGTTAGTACGGAAAATTATATTTCTGACATGGTACACAACTTGGCTTTCATTTACACCCTTTGTATGTTACCGTATATCGCGCATGTTGTTGGTTTTCAAGAGTAAGATTTTGTATGCAAGCACACACGTGTTTCACTTTCATGGCTCCCACATGTATGGACGAATTGATTTCAGTGCATTAACTGTTGTGTCTTAAAAGCATTTTATCAGACAGGACTCTCCTGTTGTTGGCAcaataaatggtttattttggaaatatgtaaattttgaTATTCTTTTATCTTTCTAATTTTGGAATGAAAATGTTTACGGATGTACTGTAGTACACATGCCAACAAATCAATGTTCCATAGTTGTAGCCTGCAGGATATTATCAATAGCTGAATTAAACCTTAGTAATGGAAGCTACTGATTCTTAAAGAGTATAGTGTATTTGCACAATATTTTATGCCATAtcgttctgtatgatattatgtatatatacagtatatagaaGAACTGTAACCTGCTTTGTAAGATTTGTATAACCTTCGTAAAAGCTCTTCTGTATCATTTATCTTGAAAAACATATTGACATTTTCCTGAATGTTTGTAACAGAAACAGCAGCTAAGGTTGCAGACAGGTTTGAagagtatgatgatgatgatgatggtggacCCAGACGACCCCAACACAAACAGCCCGTGTTCCtcagtagcctggataccaaGTACGCCGGGAAGGCCACTTCAAGGAGCGCCCTGCAGGAGGACTGGGTACAGGACTACTCAGGTATGTAATCATCATCAGGTATGTAACACCTCTCCTCTAGATctgctgtacatacatgtatactagtacatgtagatacatttttgtacaatgtagagaCTACCGTCTGTACAAATTTAGTCTTCCTTGGTAGGCAGACTTTACGTAAAAAAACAGCTCATAAAGATATACCTTTTGCCAGTTACTGTCCTCAAAAAAAGGAGACTAACAGCCAGGGTAACTGATGAATTTGATTTTCGACCTTGTTTTAGTGGTAAATCTTTCCCCATTTTTACACACCCACTCCTGAGTGAGTCCTTGCTGATGCATACCAAGCATGCTACAAACTCCTAAAAAATATAGACTGGCCATTTTACAATTGATTTCTGGCCAACAAAGCAGGTGGCGTGTTTATATCTGTACACACTCGATGCAGTAACATTTTGCAGCCATCTTTATGTCAAAGTCAATGTGAAACTGATGTTGCTTCATTGTTTTAGATGATGAAGGTCTAGACCCAGATCTCCTACAGTCAGCTTTAGATGCAGatgacaataatgatgatgatgatgatgaaaacagcTCACAAAAAGACACACAACAGACCAGTGATCTAACCTTCAACCCTGGGATGGAACCTTTCTCTTACCAAGACGACTCTGACCAagatgaaagtgatgatgatgaatctgAGGAAGATGAAAATGATGACAGTGACGATGAagaggatgaggatgatgagAGTGAAAGTGGACAGCAGAACACAGAAGAGCAGGAGGGGACAGAAGCTTGGTCATTTTCCACCCCACAAGACAGGACCCAGGACATCGCAAAGGCAGCTGCCACCAAATGCCAGCTTGGTAGGTGTCACAATGGTTCACATGATGATTTCATAGTTTGGAACATCATGTGCAAAATATGAAGCTTTATGTGGCCTTCTGTAGACACAGCTTATATGTAAATTCTGTATCTatggccggtataaccacccttggatgtaacacaccagcctctgtatctatatttatatagccggtataagaCAACTGCCCttgggcataacacaccagctttgcaggcacgcagcacGACAgtagctggttacattacactgaatcacctgtcacacctaaactTTGTACATCTTGTTGGTTTCTATTATTGGCTTCACTGATTTACATAAAATGCATAAGTGTGTTTTTCCACATTCGGAAGTAGACAAACATCATTTTTatgtgattgacaggtctgtgGGACAGCCTACTTGAGAGCAGGATCAAGTTACAGAAGGCCCTTCCTCTGACCAATCAGCTGCCTCAACCAGACGCTAGGTCAAATTTCATCAAGACAGGGGGAGACCCCTTCACATCAGCAGCACAAGCGGGTTAGtttgttattattttattttatactCATTCAAGTATTACTGGTATTTgtattcaatacatgtacacagttaaATGATTACTTTTGATTCCATCAAAATGATTCTGAACATTTTTCATgtcttaaaaagaaaacatatagAATCAAACCTGTACCACCTTgtcattgtggccactttttgctTGTCTCTTAGATACTTTGTCCCCTTGACCCAAGCAGTCAGAATCCTGTCCATTGTGACTACCTTTCCACTGTGACCATTCTCTTTAAGTTCCTAGactggtcactgtagacaggtttTGATGTAAGTTTACTTGTGATGTCAATACCACTGTTCTTTTCCAAGTATGAAAATCTTATCtttagtagtagtccactgttttctgctgctgcagtagttcctgcagccgcattcagttttccttcagtcccttccactttgtctgattcgctgcgagcttccttagctcccgtaagtttctttctgaccgcaacggtccttgaactctttccttcaggtctgccctcagtagactcagtaagtttttgcagtgtcttcctttatctttatctttaaatCTCATCTTTAACTTCCCTAAACTCTCTTACAGGTGCAGCTTCTCTGCGAGGCCTCCTAGATACTCTACTGGAACTGCAGGAAGAACTTCTGAACCGGAACCCAGAAACCTCTGCTCTGACAGAAGGTGGCACGAACGGAAAAGTAGAGTAAGTTAAACATTTCTGAGTAGATCATTTTTGGTCTCTTGGTTGATGCCTGTTCTGTGAATCCTtctacaaatgtggtaaacctCAATCTCAATACATTTCTACTTCCTAGTGTTTCAGATGAAGAAATTGCTAGTGAAGAGAGTGACTCTGAAGTGAAAGATAAAAGGCCATCAAGGAAGAGAAAACATGAAGAAACTAGTGACTATCCAGATCGTCTTCAGAAGAGACACAAACTCACCCAGAAGTTCAACCTGTCCACCATTGAGAAGTGGAGCGAGAAGACAAAGTTGGCAAGTGGCAAGTACAACAGCAAGGTGAGAAAAAGCCTAGTGGTTCTGTTAATAGTTCCTTCAGGTTGCTAAATCACTTTTTTTAACGAATTTCAGGCAATACTATTGTagatcactttaatatagcaacaggaaaatatagcggttgggggaaaatggagtaggtcatggcactcaattttaacggtgggaacaaacataactgtctcaaatattagtgatcacatatttgcgatgatggaattttagctgttgactagtgacttttaaatcagctagaattaagttacagttaacaaatcaagaattacagtaactggttctacttcacactgcagctaggtgtcgtgCCAGAAAATGGACTCCAGTCATTAAACGTGATATAAACTCAAtcatgtttgggaccacatacttcacactgcagcagagACACCtcgctgcagtgtgaagtagaaccgGTCAGTATTGTCCATAGGAAAGTTTCAGACAGTCACAAAAATGTCGGCaagccgcttttcattgaggttatGAGAGAGCAAGGAAGGGTccaacaaaatgtaacaaagatTCAGATTACATCATTAAAAGTTCTAATAAATTCATAAACAAGGAGTAGTTTTGTTACCTAATCATCTGCCATGTTTCTCCATAGGCTTTTAGCTCCTTCAACAAGTCTGTTCGAGAGCAGATAGACCAGATTCTTGGCGACCAGGACAGGCTTGTGAAGAGA
This genomic window contains:
- the LOC136421492 gene encoding protein AATF-like, producing the protein MASSLADEIAKLTNPAPKSIDPEDDIYTETAAKVADRFEEYDDDDDGGPRRPQHKQPVFLSSLDTKYAGKATSRSALQEDWVQDYSDDEGLDPDLLQSALDADDNNDDDDDENSSQKDTQQTSDLTFNPGMEPFSYQDDSDQDESDDDESEEDENDDSDDEEDEDDESESGQQNTEEQEGTEAWSFSTPQDRTQDIAKAAATKCQLGLWDSLLESRIKLQKALPLTNQLPQPDARSNFIKTGGDPFTSAAQAGAASLRGLLDTLLELQEELLNRNPETSALTEGGTNGKVDVSDEEIASEESDSEVKDKRPSRKRKHEETSDYPDRLQKRHKLTQKFNLSTIEKWSEKTKLASGKYNSKAFSSFNKSVREQIDQILGDQDRLVKRTQLKRSSYKVLGRWADKAGEQELPAKLDPHLKEYDEEIFDDDDFYHQLLRELIERKTTTDDPTELTKQWLEVQKLRKKVRKKVDTRASKGRKIRYDVHRKLVNFMAPVHNMAMSEEGCNELFSSLFGKKEKSSKAER